Within the Verrucomicrobiota bacterium genome, the region TCGGTATCGCTGCCAATGAATAATTTCTGGTGTGCCAGCTCATGAAATAAGACAGCCGCCAAGTCGGGCTCCGCATAACCAATGAAGCTGCTGAGCAGCGGATCCTTGAACCAGCCCAGTGTCGAATATGCATCCACTCCGCCCACCTGCACATCGTAGCCGCGCCGCGCATAATTGGTGGCAAACCGCCGGGCGTTGTTCGCGTCAAAATACCCCTGGTACGTCAGCCTCCCCACCAGGGGATACCACCACGAATTCAGTTCCAGAGAAAATTCCGGTGCCACCTGCACATTCCAGATCACATGCTCGCCCGGCAGCGCCACATAACTCAAATAATGCCCATCCACCGGCAGTTTCAATTCCCGTCCGGCGAATTCACGCAGGCGCAATACGAGTTCAAACTTCTTTTTGAGTTGGGGGGTGGTCTCCGGGCTGTCCAGCAACCGTTGAAGCGGTTCCCGCCCGGACAGGATGCGCCACTGTCCACGAGCCGCCTGACCATAAAATGCCGCCGTGCGGCAGCCACTCAACACCGCCACCAGGCAAACCAGCGCCGTGCACAGCAACATCCTCGGCGTCGCCAGCGTGCTTTTATTCGCTGGCCGCCGGGCGGCTTGAATCACCGTGCGCACTTGCATAACCGTGATCACTGCTTCGTAACCGAAGTCCATTGCTCCCGGAAGCATTCCAGATTCGCGCGGCGGTTTGCGATAAAATTATGAATTGTTTGATCCCGCTATCAATAAAGAAACCTGCCTCACTACGCAGCCGCTTGATTTCTGTCCGCAACACCGGGATCTTCCCGTTAGGTTTACCGTGCTGCAATTCACCAAGAACCTCTGCTACCGATAGCCCGACATGCCGGGCGGCACTTCGCCCGCGTTTCTCATCAATCAGCAATACATCCCTTTGACAGCCAGAGCCAAGGCAATGGCAGACGCCTCACCGGCATCCGGTGCAAAGGGCAATTGCACCGGGATGATAACCAAGGGGAAGTTACCGGCACCTCACCGGGGTGTTTTCACCGGTCAACCTGCCGCCGATCCCAATTCCTTCTTAGCCGATCGCCTGCATCGCCGGACCTCCACTCAGGAGGTCCGTTGCGAAGTTGCGGGTCCCGCCTTGGGCTTCGGTTTCTTCGCTTTCTTGACTTCTTTTTTCTGACTTCGGTTTCCTTTGGCCATAATGAACTCCTGGTTAATGTTCAACTCACGCTATGCTGCTTAGACCGGGTTTACAACAGTAAACGCAGTTTATGTCAAAACGCAGTTTAATCATCGCACCCGTCTTTGTCGTGATCAACACCCCGCGTCATCCACCGACGCAATTATCTCGGCTAGGGGTCGCATAACTTTTGAAACAACGCAACGCAATTAAACCTGAATTAAAACAACCAAACTAACCAGTCATTTCTAACCGGTTATCTATTACGAAGGTTGATCCCTCTTTTGTTAATGCTATACTCTTTGCATGTCATGGCGCGTGCGTGGCGGTTTGTTGATGTTTCGCTTTCGGATGGGCGGATTGGAAGTGCTTTTGGCGCATCCCGGCACCCCGGTGGGCAGCGTCCAAACCTCGGACGAGTGGCTCATTCCAAAAGGTGGACAGAAAACGGGGGAGACCCTCTTGCAGGCGGCCCAACGGGAATATGAAGAAGAGTTGGGCATTCGCCCCAGCGGGCCATTTGTGGACTTGGGCACGGTGATACAGAGCAACGGCAAAGTCGTCCATGTTTGGGCATTTCAGGGTGATCGGAATGATCCGGAGCCAATCCGTAGCGGTTTGGTGAAAGCCGAGTGGCCGCCCGATTCCGGTCAATACCACAAATTCCCGGAGTTTGACGAAGCCCGCTTCTATTCGTTGCCAGAGGCGCAAAAACGGCTTCGCAAAAGCCATCGCCCACTGCTCGACCGTCTGCCCATGGCTTTGGGCATTTTCCCCAAAGAACCAACGGTTTGAACGATTACCGTTGGCTACATCACCATATTGCGGATGACATCCTGGGCCGGCAGTTTTCGACCCGCGTACATAAAGGTGCCTTCCACATATTTGGCCGCACCGGTTTGCATCAGGTTAAACGCCTGCACCAACTCATTATACCAATCTGGAAAGCGCTCTGTGAATTTGAGTTCCAAAATCACCACATCCTCCGGACGGTCTCCGGAGCCGGTGCATACAAAGGGATTCTCCGAGTGCGTCGTCAGCAGCCCGTCAAACCGCGTTGCAACCCGCACATGGCGGTCAAAGGTCACCCGAAACTCGTTATTGTGCGCGCTCACATAAGCCTCGCGATCATAGGCCACATGCAGCTTGGGCACCGCCCCCAGACTGAACTGCAGCCGGAAAAACTCCTGGATAGCCGCCTGCTCCGAGACGTCGTCCGGCATAAACATTTCGGCTGGCGCCGGCAATTGCCCGGACACCACTTTGGTCGCCGCCTGGCGCCGGATGCCACAACGTTGTTTGAGGATCACATCCTTCATGCGCCGTTTGATTTCCCAGAAAATCGGCGTCTTATTATTCTCGTTATAGTATCGGATCCGGAGCTTGAACCGGTTTTTGTCGCCGTTAATTGTGCGCCAGTAAATCCTCCAATCGTTGGTATCCAAGTAGAGGCTGTGCACCGGATAGGAATAGTGGGGCGGCCCGCCGCCAAATTCGTCCAGTTCCAAGTGTTGCCGCACAAATTCCCGCACCTGTACCGCCAAGGCATTCGGAATGAGGTATTTCAACTCGTACCGCGAAGCCCTTAATGTGTGGTCTTGAGCCATGATTCAAACTGTTAGGAATTTGCTTTTTGCCACATTTGATGCTTTCACTTGTCGCGTTGCGCTAAAGGAGCATTGGTTTTGGCTCGCCTGCGTTTTCTTTCACGTGTTGTACTCATATTCAGAGCCTAACCCTCGCACGGAAGCGAATCAAGCGCATAAAGCAGGCTGGCTGCAACACCGGGTTAAAATGCCGCAACTCCGTTGGCGTTGAGGGCCGACGCGCTTTTTCCCAGGGCAGAATCACTGCCTTATCGTCCCCGCTGATTCAACCGCTGGGCTGGAGGACGAAACACCTTTGGGGTTTAACTTTAGCGGCCGAACAACGCAGCGACCGGACGATGTTATGCTTTAACCCGAAAACCGAAGTTGCTCGCGGCGGTCTTGCTTCAGCGGATTGGGGCCATAGATTGTTTTTGCCATCGCTCTCCCTGCCGCCGGGCTGTCCGCGATGCGGTTATTTATTCTTGGTACTCACGGCAAATCAAAAAGCCGTTTTAATCCCTGGTCCACATCCGCCATGTCACCAGGAAAGGCGCTTAATCTCCGTAGAATTTTGGCGTTATCCACCCCGATCAGACCAATCAGGTTCACTACGCAGTCTTGCTTCAACCAAGCGGGCTTTGGAAATGCTACCTCACACTCTCCATCCCGAATTTCGGTCGTTAATGGAGCAATGACCGTCATGTTACGCTGGGAATCAGCCTTGCTGATGGACACTACCAGAGCGGGTCGGACCTTGGCTAAATAGCCCAAGTCGGCTAGCACAACGTCGCCACGTTTAAAGTTTGTCATAATCAACTTCAGGCGCAGGTCCAAGCTTAACCCAAGTATCAGCACCCGCCTCGCTGGTGTCAGGCACGGCTGGTAATGCCTCAATCCCGTATCCGATAATTTCGCGGAAAAGCTCGGAAACCTTTTTCCCGCGCCTGTTCGCCTCACTTTGGACACGTCCATACAGGTCAACTGTTAGCCGCAAAGGGTATGTCACCGTCTTCATGCATACAATATGAATGCATTTACCCTGCTTCGCAAGCCCAACTATTAAATTGGTTTTCTTTTAGCTGACAGATTCGCCAGGAGCGAGGTATTGTTATCTCATGATAGCGGAAGAAGTTAAAGCTCTGCCGATTGACCGAAAGCTTCAGATCATGGAGGTTATCTGGAAGGATTCCCGAGACCGCTTTGACCGGTTGGACGTACCCCAGCAGCAAAAAGATCTTTTGGATCACCGTCGCGCACGGGTGCGAGAGGGCGTGGCACAACTCTTGGACTGGGATTCGGTAAAAGGAACCATCGGCAGGCCATGAATCGGGTGCGGATTTCAGAAGACGCACTTCAGGATCAAGTCATGGCATGGTCTGATTCTCATCATGTATTTTATTGGCTCGCTCCCAACGGCTGATTTCGCAGCCACCCGTGCCGGTGGGCATGGAAACTCCAGATTTGCGCGGCATGCCGAAATTGAAATTGGATTTTATAATGGTACCCTTCCATGGATCCGTTGTTCCAAATTCGACACTGTTTTTATAACATTTTCAAACGGTGGCGGCTCCGCCAGAAACATTGGTCGCATTGCGCGATAGTCCCGTTCGAGTTCAGCCAGTCGAAAATCTGGCGGCGCAAGGCGGAAGGTTCCGGGCTTGGCGAGTTCGTAATGCGCCCAACTTGCTGCAAAGAACCGGTTCTTCCAATCCGCTACCCGTTGCCGCAAGTCCGTGTTAGCCAACGCAGTTTCGACCACCGCATGACGAGCCAACGCAGCCATATCGGAATAGTGGCGCGAAAAGCGATCGCGCATCGGCTTTGCCTGCTCACGATGATATTCCGCATGCAGAATGGTGGCCTTTTCCCAGAAAGTCCGCTCCAGTTCCAACGCCACGAGTTCGCACCGGAAATCCACAAACAACTTCGGAAATTCCTCCGCCACCCACGACCTCACCGTGTGTGTTCCCACCGGTCGTTGGTCGGTCAGCGAGCCGAACTCCAGCTTCACGGAGCGGCCCAGATACTCGAAGCCCGTAGGTTCGTTGGAAGGATAGTGGAACAGCACCACCGGCGAATGGGTCGCATCATCCACGCGAAACTCCATCCAGGTTTTTCCATCCAGACGGCCCCCGAACGATTCACAAGCAATCCGTTCCAACTCCGGCACAAACCGCTCACGTACACGCCCAATGCAGGCATCCTCCAGTTCTTTCATGCGCGCCGTGCGCTGATTCCGGCTGTCGGCCTGTTCCACCGCTTCCTCGCTGATGCCCAGGAACGCGGGGTTCACGGATAAATCAATGTCCTCGGAAAACCGCTCAATCACACCGAAGACTTTCGATAATGAAGTGCCGCCTTTAAAGACGAGTTGCCCGCCAAACTCCGGATGCGCGAACAACACCGCCAACATCCATGAAACCCAGAAATCTTTCTCAACCATGACGGGCAGCAAGCCGCGTCGCGCCGCCGTTTCCCGGATAATCAGGGCTTGCTCCGACGCCGGGCGTTTGAAGAACTCCAGTTTCACAAATCAAGTTCCGGCTAATTTGCGAAAGAGCGGATGCATCCACGCGGGAGCCAGCGGAATATCCCGCAACAACTGCTGCCGTTCCTTGGCGGGCAACGTGCGTTTCAAATGTTCCACGCGTGCTGGAGTGATGTGCTCCTTGCCGAGATGACGCAATGCCTGGATCAGTAACCCGCTCAATTTTCCGGAGGCCGCCATATTTTTCATCGTGGTATGGCGCAACTGGATTTCCTGCCGCCCAAACTTCACCGTGCGCGACGTCCCATCCGTCAGGAAAACCACTTTGGCTGGCACTTGCTCGGATAAACCCAGCAAGTTGGTTGCGTAAGCACCGGCCGGTTGCAGCCGAATCCGGTCCTTTCCCGCCAGTGCTTTGGCCACTTTCTCAATATCCGGCGCAAGCATTCCCAGTTCCGAATGCGTTCGTGGATACTCATAAAGCCCGCGCGCCAGTCGGCGGATCGTCCCCTTGAGCGCCAGACGCGACAATGCCTTATCCACGGCTGCCCGCCCGCCGAGGTCCAGGAAGTCATTCGGGGTGAAAGCCGACCCCCTACCACTTCCGTAAATACGGCTTTTTAACTTGGCATCAATGGTTTGCATTCAATAATTTCTCCACATTTTGTCCGAAATACTACCCACTATTTCGGACTAACTAGACGCAGAATCAAGCCTGAAATTCGTATATTTTATGCCACCCGTGCCAGTGAATATCGGAATACCTGATTTGCGCGTAATGGAGAAACTAAAAGCATCCGCAACGGGGCCGACGCGCTTTTTCCCAGGGTAGAATCACCGCCCTGTCACCCGCGCTGATTCAACCGCTGGGCTGGAGGACGAAACACCTTTGGTGTTTAACTTTAGCGACCGGACGGTTCGATTTGAGCCTCGTCACCTCGGCGCCTACCTGGTTTTGGGAGGGCGGGCGACGGCATCCCAATCCAGTGTCAAAATGCCGCTGGAATTGAACCGCAAGGGAACCGCGGTAATGACTTGGGGGAGTTACTGGCACCCCACCGGGGTGTTTTCACCGGTCAACCGGATGCGACACCGCCGCATCGGCCAACAGCAACAAGGTAACATAGATTAAACAAAATACAATATAAAAGTGAGAAATAATGGATACATTTGGGACGCAAACTGAGTCATCCAGAGGAAATTTCACGAAAATCGTAAAAATATTTTTCCGTAAGCCTGGCTAAAGATGAAAACGAACGATACTTGGTTTGACTCCGCCGCAGGCGGCGACCAACCCGCGCAAGGTGTATGTCAGGAAACTGACGGGAGCGTAGCAGGTGGTGGCGTAACTTGGAACTCGCGCGATATGTTGCTAAGAGCGATTAACCCCAAATGCTCAACTCTGGTAGCAATCAGGCAGGTCTCTCGCCAGCCCCACACAAGCCCTGTGACTTGAGCGGCGGCGGGCGACCAAGGCAAACCAGCGCGTTCGCATTCAAAGTATCGAGTGTTCCAAACTAAGGAGCCGCTCAACCCTGGAGGGTTTGGCTGAGTTTGTTCGTCGGGTTCGTCCATCTGAGCCTGGTCCGGGCGGTACGGTACGGCGAAATGATACTGGGGGTCCGTGCCGTGAGGCGGCAGATCGGTCTCTTGAGTCAGATATGGCGTGGCATAGTTCATCAAATGGCCAAAAGTGAAACGCGATCGTTGCTGCGTGTACCCAACCGTAAAGAGTAATTCTCGCCGCACGGGGTTGTGTGTCGTGGCTAGACGAGAATATGGAATGGGGATTGCTTGGTGCGTGCAGGTGTTCCAGATGCCATCCGGTATGGGTGCTATCGCAACGTCGATGGGATAAGGCTCGTAGGGCATAACTGTAAGGAGCCTGAAAACATCATGCGAACCGTGAAATTGATGGGCTATGGGGTTGGTTTGACGCGCTCGTCCAACGTGTTCGTTGGTTAATAAATATCTTGTATTTTGGATTTCGATATAGCTCCCAGTTCCTTCTAAGCGACCGTAATCATGTTCGATGATTCTGGAGACCGGGGTAACGTAAGGGCTTATGGTGGGGGTCATGGCTCGCTTCACGGAGAAGCAAATATTATTCCAAGCCTCGCGATCTAGTTCGGACATAGGCATGTGATGAGACAAACAGGCCAGAACGGCCCCCCTTATTTCTCAGGAGGCATGGAGTACTTCAGCCCGAGCCGGGTAGCTTCGTTCATCGAACACGCCAAAAGATCAGCATTCGTTGCTGGCTCCTTGCTTCCAGATTTGGCGTTGTCGGCACGCAACTGTCGGGCGTTTACAACGGCTGTCACTAACTTCTCCAGGAGTGCTGCGGTGGGCACATCGTTCTTTTGATACTCCGGGTAGTATTTTTTCAGTACCTTTTCCACTGAGGCATAGTCGGAGAAGGCC harbors:
- a CDS encoding aminopeptidase — encoded protein: MDFGYEAVITVMQVRTVIQAARRPANKSTLATPRMLLCTALVCLVAVLSGCRTAAFYGQAARGQWRILSGREPLQRLLDSPETTPQLKKKFELVLRLREFAGRELKLPVDGHYLSYVALPGEHVIWNVQVAPEFSLELNSWWYPLVGRLTYQGYFDANNARRFATNYARRGYDVQVGGVDAYSTLGWFKDPLLSSFIGYAEPDLAAVLFHELAHQKLFIGSDTDFDEAFATVVEEEGVRCWLKATHQEPVLEQYEQSLQRETQCRQLLHQTREELKGLYAQDAPLRAVKGQATPDELVSLRQRKAEILGHIRERYQVLRAQSEALRPFDRWMNSPFNNAKLANDDTYHRLVPGLRRVFRQQRGDFAAFYEAARQLGRQAKEKRHALLMAADPVGGS
- a CDS encoding NUDIX domain-containing protein — encoded protein: MSWRVRGGLLMFRFRMGGLEVLLAHPGTPVGSVQTSDEWLIPKGGQKTGETLLQAAQREYEEELGIRPSGPFVDLGTVIQSNGKVVHVWAFQGDRNDPEPIRSGLVKAEWPPDSGQYHKFPEFDEARFYSLPEAQKRLRKSHRPLLDRLPMALGIFPKEPTV
- a CDS encoding polyphosphate polymerase domain-containing protein codes for the protein MKYLIPNALAVQVREFVRQHLELDEFGGGPPHYSYPVHSLYLDTNDWRIYWRTINGDKNRFKLRIRYYNENNKTPIFWEIKRRMKDVILKQRCGIRRQAATKVVSGQLPAPAEMFMPDDVSEQAAIQEFFRLQFSLGAVPKLHVAYDREAYVSAHNNEFRVTFDRHVRVATRFDGLLTTHSENPFVCTGSGDRPEDVVILELKFTERFPDWYNELVQAFNLMQTGAAKYVEGTFMYAGRKLPAQDVIRNMVM
- a CDS encoding type II toxin-antitoxin system PemK/MazF family toxin, encoding MDLRLKLIMTNFKRGDVVLADLGYLAKVRPALVVSISKADSQRNMTVIAPLTTEIRDGECEVAFPKPAWLKQDCVVNLIGLIGVDNAKILRRLSAFPGDMADVDQGLKRLFDLP
- a CDS encoding addiction module protein, producing MIAEEVKALPIDRKLQIMEVIWKDSRDRFDRLDVPQQQKDLLDHRRARVREGVAQLLDWDSVKGTIGRP
- a CDS encoding nucleotidyl transferase AbiEii/AbiGii toxin family protein; the encoded protein is MKLEFFKRPASEQALIIRETAARRGLLPVMVEKDFWVSWMLAVLFAHPEFGGQLVFKGGTSLSKVFGVIERFSEDIDLSVNPAFLGISEEAVEQADSRNQRTARMKELEDACIGRVRERFVPELERIACESFGGRLDGKTWMEFRVDDATHSPVVLFHYPSNEPTGFEYLGRSVKLEFGSLTDQRPVGTHTVRSWVAEEFPKLFVDFRCELVALELERTFWEKATILHAEYHREQAKPMRDRFSRHYSDMAALARHAVVETALANTDLRQRVADWKNRFFAASWAHYELAKPGTFRLAPPDFRLAELERDYRAMRPMFLAEPPPFENVIKTVSNLEQRIHGRVPL
- a CDS encoding DUF6088 family protein; this translates as MQTIDAKLKSRIYGSGRGSAFTPNDFLDLGGRAAVDKALSRLALKGTIRRLARGLYEYPRTHSELGMLAPDIEKVAKALAGKDRIRLQPAGAYATNLLGLSEQVPAKVVFLTDGTSRTVKFGRQEIQLRHTTMKNMAASGKLSGLLIQALRHLGKEHITPARVEHLKRTLPAKERQQLLRDIPLAPAWMHPLFRKLAGT